One window of Aliarcobacter lanthieri genomic DNA carries:
- a CDS encoding DJ-1 family glyoxalase III: MAKILVAIANGFEEIEAVSIIDIARRADIEVVIAGVEDINLIGAHNIQIKADVKIEEVSTESFDMIVLPGGLPNAFTLAEDDNVQRLLKEFKEKNKKIGAICAAPYALHKADVLEGNYTCYPSFEKKIKDDGYQTEQNVVTDNNVITSKGPATSIFFALEIVKTLKGEEVYKAIKNGLLA; this comes from the coding sequence ATGGCAAAAATATTAGTAGCTATTGCAAATGGCTTTGAAGAAATAGAAGCAGTAAGTATAATTGATATTGCTAGAAGAGCAGATATTGAAGTTGTTATTGCTGGAGTTGAAGACATAAATCTTATTGGAGCTCATAATATACAAATAAAAGCTGATGTAAAAATAGAAGAGGTATCAACAGAAAGTTTTGATATGATAGTGTTACCAGGTGGTTTACCAAATGCGTTTACTCTAGCAGAAGATGATAATGTACAAAGACTTCTAAAAGAGTTTAAAGAAAAAAATAAAAAGATTGGTGCTATTTGTGCAGCTCCTTATGCTTTACATAAAGCTGATGTTTTGGAAGGAAACTACACTTGTTATCCATCTTTTGAAAAAAAGATAAAAGATGATGGCTACCAAACAGAACAAAATGTGGTTACAGATAACAATGTAATAACATCAAAAGGACCAGCAACTTCTATATTCTTTGCTTTAGAGATAGTTAAAACATTAAAAGGTGAAGAAGTTTATAAAGCTATAAAAAATGGACTTTTAGCTTAA
- a CDS encoding FlgO family outer membrane protein, with protein sequence MSKGFIKLAILTTISLGLITGCSYKDKEVQTEHDKVTRMSDGMSVANYKQENVTVQNSLEATIASLATQMMINKKLDTTKPLIVTSFVRLDQFKTTSEFGRVVGESLIDELSNRGFNLIEFRGQMAISINEKGEYFLSRKPHEIKKEVPSTYVVVGTYSRQPGRVILNARVIDNITGKVITSARSTYKHDLAHDCMMFGDCPPMRTIKIVKEK encoded by the coding sequence ATGTCTAAAGGGTTCATAAAATTAGCTATTTTGACAACTATTTCTTTAGGGTTGATAACTGGTTGTTCTTATAAAGATAAAGAAGTTCAAACTGAACATGACAAAGTTACAAGAATGTCAGATGGTATGAGTGTTGCTAACTATAAACAAGAGAATGTTACGGTTCAAAATAGTTTAGAGGCTACTATTGCTTCACTTGCTACACAAATGATGATTAATAAAAAGCTTGATACAACAAAACCTCTTATTGTAACTTCTTTTGTAAGATTGGATCAGTTTAAAACAACTTCAGAATTTGGTAGAGTTGTTGGAGAGAGTTTAATTGATGAACTATCAAATAGAGGTTTTAATCTAATTGAATTTAGAGGACAAATGGCTATTTCAATCAATGAAAAAGGTGAATACTTTTTATCAAGAAAACCTCATGAGATAAAAAAAGAAGTTCCAAGTACTTATGTTGTAGTAGGAACTTACTCACGACAACCAGGAAGAGTTATTTTAAATGCTAGGGTTATAGATAATATTACTGGTAAAGTTATAACTAGTGCAAGATCTACTTATAAGCACGATTTAGCTCATGATTGTATGATGTTTGGTGATTGTCCACCAATGAGAACAATAAAAATAGTAAAAGAGAAATAG
- a CDS encoding FlgO family outer membrane protein yields MSFINLRVLKLIFSLTLLSLIFASCSYKNPITKVTNFHSMISDMVDKSAPKIKGNIRLGEVVLVSDFVNLDNLENRSQLGFLLSNILKDRISSLDIIIREIELGKEFEFGASGFNLLTREYGKILSNQVQSRYALVGTYSISNKSLNLFIKLIDINNGNILSSSFARTDLDDEILALEGQDEARDKREKLKQKINKPLVL; encoded by the coding sequence ATGTCTTTTATAAATTTAAGAGTTTTAAAACTAATTTTTAGTTTAACTCTCTTAAGCCTTATTTTTGCTTCATGCTCGTATAAAAATCCTATTACAAAAGTTACAAATTTTCATTCAATGATTTCTGATATGGTTGATAAGTCTGCACCAAAAATCAAAGGAAATATTCGCTTAGGTGAAGTTGTCTTAGTATCAGATTTTGTAAATTTAGATAATTTAGAAAATAGATCACAATTAGGTTTTTTATTATCAAATATTTTAAAAGATAGAATATCTTCTTTAGATATCATAATAAGAGAAATAGAACTTGGAAAAGAGTTTGAATTTGGAGCTTCTGGATTTAATCTTCTTACAAGAGAATATGGGAAAATTTTATCAAATCAAGTACAATCAAGATATGCTTTAGTTGGAACTTATTCAATTTCAAATAAAAGTTTAAATCTTTTTATAAAATTAATAGATATAAATAATGGAAATATATTAAGTTCATCTTTTGCTAGAACAGATCTTGATGATGAAATATTAGCTCTTGAAGGTCAAGATGAAGCAAGAGATAAAAGAGAAAAACTAAAACAAAAGATTAATAAGCCTTTGGTTTTATAA
- the recJ gene encoding single-stranded-DNA-specific exonuclease RecJ: MPKITKQKLFEILSARHLNNPYSKLANLPSPSNFKDIDIAIKRVKLAIQNNEKITIVGDYDVDGVVSTTITLDFFNKIGIKVDYIIPNRFEHGYGLSPKIVDLIDSGLVITVDNGISAYEASLKLKEKNIDLIITDHHTVGDKIPQALAIINPKQQDCNFEFKDICGAQVAWYFCAAIKKELNVNVDMSSYLDLLTLAIIADIMPMRSLNYTMVKQGLKRIKTSSREAFKLLNQIISKDNLVSDDIGFTIAPKLNSAGRIDDASIALEFLLAKNQSNAYETLAILDELNNYRKTLQEDITKQAQNQISQEEKAVIVWGESWHEGVIGIVASKLSNSQKKPAFIFSIQNGIAKGSARANSNINLYELIEKASPILIGFGGHKNAAGLSLEASKLEEFKNIINNELETFEDSLHNDFITLGELDVSSVDLDFISIIEEFEPYGLENDRPIFKISNAMIIKSELIGRDKNHLKLTLNSDGFIFEALKFYDSNTNLSKNLDLIVSISKNEFRGVVTPTFLIQEIL, translated from the coding sequence ATGCCTAAAATTACAAAGCAAAAACTTTTTGAGATATTAAGTGCAAGACATTTGAATAATCCTTATTCAAAGCTTGCCAATCTTCCTTCTCCATCTAATTTTAAAGATATTGATATTGCTATAAAAAGAGTAAAACTTGCAATACAAAACAATGAAAAAATAACAATAGTAGGTGATTACGATGTTGATGGAGTTGTTTCTACAACTATCACTCTTGATTTTTTTAATAAAATTGGTATAAAAGTAGATTATATAATTCCAAATAGATTTGAGCATGGATATGGTTTATCTCCTAAAATTGTAGATTTAATAGATAGTGGATTAGTAATTACAGTTGATAATGGTATTTCTGCTTATGAAGCTAGTTTAAAATTAAAAGAGAAAAATATAGATTTAATCATAACTGATCACCATACAGTTGGAGATAAAATACCACAAGCACTAGCAATAATTAATCCAAAACAACAAGACTGTAATTTTGAATTTAAAGATATTTGTGGAGCACAAGTTGCATGGTATTTTTGTGCTGCAATAAAAAAAGAATTAAATGTAAATGTTGATATGTCATCTTATTTAGATCTTTTAACCTTAGCAATAATTGCTGATATTATGCCTATGAGAAGTCTTAATTATACGATGGTTAAACAAGGTCTTAAAAGAATCAAAACATCTTCTAGAGAAGCATTTAAACTTTTAAATCAAATAATTTCAAAAGACAATTTAGTATCTGATGATATTGGATTTACAATTGCTCCAAAATTAAATAGTGCAGGAAGAATTGATGATGCTTCTATAGCATTGGAATTTTTACTAGCAAAAAATCAATCAAATGCTTATGAAACTTTAGCAATTTTAGATGAACTAAATAACTATAGAAAAACTTTACAAGAAGATATAACAAAACAAGCACAAAACCAAATATCACAAGAAGAGAAAGCAGTTATAGTATGGGGAGAGAGTTGGCATGAAGGAGTAATAGGAATAGTTGCTTCAAAACTCTCGAATTCTCAAAAAAAACCAGCTTTTATATTTTCTATTCAAAATGGAATAGCAAAAGGTAGTGCTAGAGCAAATTCAAATATTAATCTTTATGAATTAATAGAAAAAGCTTCTCCAATATTAATAGGATTTGGTGGACATAAAAATGCAGCTGGATTATCCTTAGAAGCTTCAAAATTAGAAGAGTTTAAAAATATTATAAATAATGAACTTGAAACATTTGAAGATAGTTTACATAATGACTTTATAACTTTAGGTGAACTTGATGTATCTAGTGTAGATTTAGACTTTATATCTATTATTGAAGAATTTGAACCTTATGGACTTGAAAATGATAGACCAATTTTTAAAATATCAAATGCAATGATTATAAAATCTGAACTTATTGGCAGAGATAAAAATCATTTAAAACTAACTTTAAATAGTGATGGATTTATATTTGAAGCTTTAAAGTTTTATGATTCAAATACAAATTTATCAAAAAATTTAGATTTAATAGTATCTATATCGAAAAATGAGTTTAGAGGAGTGGTTACTCCTACCTTTTTAATTCAAGAGATTTTATAA
- a CDS encoding CTP synthase, which translates to MTKFIFVTGGVLSSLGKGITSASIAAILKQSGFKVSMLKIDPYLNVDPGTMSPLEHGEVFVTADGAETDLDLGNYERFIDKTLTKKNSFTTGQVYQSVIKREREGGYLGKTIQVIPHVVDEIKDRVFAAADDNDFLIIEIGGTVGDIESLPFLEAIRSIRHELPKSNTMNIHVSLIPFIKAAGELKTKPTQHSVQELRRIGITPHMLVCRTEKELPKALKDKLALSCDIDRNAVIEAGDAQSIYQVPLHFIKEGILNPLSNHFNIKIKPNMEKWDMLVKNILVPQDEVTIAFVGKYLGLKESYKSLIEALIHAGAHLNTKINIHWCDSENIEDLGAYEVIGNVDAILVAGGFGQRGVEGKLKAIQYARENNITFLGICLGMQLSIIEFARNVLGIEDANSIEFDENTKNPMIYLIDEFIDQSGHKQLRTHESPMGGTMRLGEYPFEPLKGSKLQKAYGNEKEYLERHRHRYEANPKYKEALEKAGMIISGQSNGLIEAVELKDHPWFVGVQFHPEFTSHLETPNPIILDFIKQANTPK; encoded by the coding sequence ATGACAAAATTCATTTTTGTAACGGGTGGTGTTTTAAGCTCTTTAGGAAAAGGTATCACTTCTGCTTCTATTGCAGCAATATTAAAACAGTCTGGATTTAAAGTAAGTATGTTAAAAATTGACCCGTACTTAAATGTTGATCCAGGAACTATGAGCCCACTTGAACACGGAGAAGTTTTTGTTACTGCTGATGGAGCAGAAACAGATTTAGACTTAGGAAATTATGAGAGATTTATAGATAAAACTTTAACAAAGAAAAACAGTTTTACAACTGGGCAAGTTTATCAAAGTGTAATCAAAAGAGAAAGAGAAGGTGGATACTTAGGTAAAACTATTCAAGTAATTCCACATGTTGTTGATGAAATAAAAGATAGAGTTTTTGCAGCTGCTGATGATAATGACTTTTTAATCATAGAAATTGGTGGAACAGTTGGAGATATTGAAAGTTTACCATTTTTAGAAGCTATTCGTTCAATTAGACATGAACTTCCAAAATCAAATACTATGAATATTCATGTAAGTTTAATTCCTTTTATAAAAGCAGCTGGAGAACTTAAAACAAAACCAACACAGCACTCTGTTCAAGAGTTAAGAAGAATTGGTATTACACCTCATATGCTAGTTTGTAGAACAGAAAAAGAGCTTCCAAAAGCACTAAAAGATAAATTAGCTTTATCTTGTGATATAGATAGAAATGCAGTAATTGAAGCTGGTGATGCACAATCAATTTATCAAGTTCCTCTTCATTTTATAAAAGAGGGAATTTTAAATCCTCTTTCAAACCATTTTAATATTAAAATAAAACCAAATATGGAAAAATGGGATATGCTAGTTAAAAATATCTTAGTTCCACAAGATGAAGTGACAATTGCATTTGTTGGAAAATATTTAGGATTAAAAGAGTCTTATAAATCTCTTATTGAAGCATTAATTCATGCTGGTGCACACTTAAATACAAAGATCAATATTCATTGGTGTGATAGTGAAAATATAGAAGATTTAGGAGCTTATGAAGTAATTGGTAATGTTGATGCTATCTTAGTTGCTGGTGGTTTTGGGCAAAGAGGTGTTGAAGGTAAATTAAAAGCTATTCAATATGCAAGAGAAAACAATATCACATTTTTAGGAATTTGTCTTGGAATGCAATTATCAATAATAGAATTTGCAAGAAATGTTTTAGGAATAGAAGATGCAAACTCTATCGAATTTGATGAAAATACAAAAAATCCTATGATTTATTTAATAGATGAATTTATAGATCAAAGTGGTCACAAACAACTAAGAACTCATGAATCACCTATGGGTGGAACTATGAGATTAGGGGAATATCCATTTGAGCCATTAAAAGGATCAAAACTTCAAAAAGCTTATGGAAATGAAAAAGAGTATTTAGAAAGACATAGACATAGATATGAAGCTAATCCAAAATATAAAGAAGCTTTAGAGAAAGCTGGAATGATAATTTCTGGACAATCAAACGGACTTATTGAAGCAGTTGAGTTAAAAGATCATCCTTGGTTTGTAGGAGTACAATTCCATCCAGAATTTACTTCACATTTAGAAACTCCAAACCCAATTATTTTAGACTTCATTAAGCAGGCAAATACTCCTAAATAA
- the ccoG gene encoding cytochrome c oxidase accessory protein CcoG, which yields MKEKNEFLDKTPYRYRRYIGYISATIFALVIPFIQINGNQLFLLSFDKKQLHLLGTAFDMQELYLMPFLLMLLFLGIFAVTSIGGRAWCGWACPQTIFRVIYRDLIESKLLGLRRIKNKQKNPDLSKTENKVKKVIGILIWAALALVAASNFMWYFVPPQDFFAYLQNPTEHLFLIGIVASIAAFLVYDVIMLKEDFCIYICPYSRVQSVLYDNNTYQAIYSTNRGGNIYNESKEKIVFKIKDLPDPTNECTACESCVTVCPTHIDIRKGLQLECINCLECVDACTQVMGKLGKPSLVQWSSTNQVKLNTPTKVIRKTTVMYFVALSLVIGLLFVMSGEKEYMLLNVNKDTELYKIKDNNVVANNYLLLFQNTESVPLTYHLEVDNPDLKITRFEPFTLSPGKMAKKVVILETDKLLVNDNTKDTPIKVTFKSYAKENPEKVKVFRTATFFFPRADKLQK from the coding sequence ATGAAAGAAAAAAATGAGTTTTTAGATAAAACTCCTTATAGATATAGAAGATATATCGGTTATATCAGTGCAACTATATTTGCTTTAGTTATACCATTTATTCAAATAAATGGGAATCAACTATTTTTATTGTCTTTTGATAAAAAACAGCTTCACCTTTTAGGAACTGCTTTTGATATGCAAGAGTTGTATTTGATGCCATTTTTATTGATGCTACTATTTTTAGGGATCTTTGCTGTTACTTCTATTGGAGGAAGAGCATGGTGTGGATGGGCATGTCCACAAACTATATTTAGAGTAATTTATAGAGATTTAATTGAATCAAAACTTTTAGGTTTAAGAAGAATAAAAAATAAACAAAAAAACCCTGACTTAAGTAAAACAGAAAATAAAGTTAAAAAAGTTATTGGTATTCTAATATGGGCTGCATTAGCTCTTGTTGCTGCTTCTAACTTTATGTGGTATTTTGTACCTCCACAAGATTTCTTTGCTTATTTACAAAATCCTACAGAGCATTTATTTTTAATTGGTATTGTTGCAAGTATTGCAGCTTTTTTAGTATATGATGTAATTATGTTAAAAGAGGATTTTTGTATATATATCTGTCCTTATTCAAGAGTTCAAAGTGTTCTATATGATAATAATACATATCAAGCAATTTATTCTACAAATAGAGGTGGTAATATCTATAATGAGAGTAAAGAAAAAATTGTATTTAAAATAAAAGATTTACCTGATCCTACAAATGAATGTACAGCATGTGAATCTTGTGTTACTGTTTGTCCAACACATATTGATATTAGAAAAGGCTTACAATTAGAGTGTATAAATTGTCTTGAATGTGTTGATGCTTGTACACAAGTTATGGGTAAACTAGGAAAACCTTCTCTTGTTCAATGGTCAAGCACAAATCAAGTAAAACTAAATACTCCAACAAAAGTAATAAGAAAAACAACAGTTATGTACTTTGTAGCATTATCACTTGTAATTGGCTTACTATTTGTGATGAGTGGAGAAAAAGAGTATATGCTTTTAAATGTAAATAAAGATACAGAACTTTATAAAATTAAAGATAATAATGTAGTTGCTAATAACTATTTATTACTTTTCCAAAATACAGAGTCAGTACCTTTAACTTATCACTTAGAAGTTGATAATCCTGATTTAAAAATTACAAGATTTGAACCATTTACATTAAGTCCTGGGAAAATGGCTAAAAAAGTTGTTATTCTTGAAACAGATAAACTTTTAGTAAATGACAATACAAAAGATACACCTATAAAAGTTACATTTAAATCTTATGCTAAAGAGAACCCAGAAAAAGTTAAAGTATTTAGAACTGCTACTTTCTTCTTCCCTAGAGCAGATAAACTTCAAAAATAA
- a CDS encoding thioredoxin family protein yields MKSILKSIIILLFSIAFLITSLSAKEGKIIGASNHEIPRWFKDSFLDISEDIEEAKDSNKHFIIFLDFEGCPYCEKMLKENFIEDNQTSKFIKDNFDVIELNVKGSKEITWIDGDVLAEKELTEKLKIQYSPTVLIFGENKEIVARVNGYRNPVDFQNILEYVQTKSYNKIDLTTYLSKIDKKDIYSFKDNKMFKSLDDLSKINTPIAIIIEDNSCVQCEHFHNKILTNEEVQEEFSKYTVIRLDANSTKKIVLPDGEKISPKAFVDKINLDYRPAVLLYDNSKLISTIDALLFPFHFKEVLRYVSGKHYIQYPNSYLDYLKVRQDELIKQGIDINVAE; encoded by the coding sequence ATGAAAAGTATATTAAAAAGCATTATTATTTTACTTTTTTCAATAGCATTTTTAATTACAAGTTTAAGTGCAAAAGAGGGTAAAATTATAGGTGCATCAAATCATGAGATACCAAGATGGTTCAAAGATAGTTTTTTAGATATATCAGAAGATATTGAAGAGGCAAAAGATAGTAATAAACATTTCATAATATTTTTAGATTTTGAAGGATGTCCATATTGTGAAAAAATGTTAAAGGAGAATTTTATTGAAGATAATCAAACTAGTAAATTTATCAAAGATAACTTTGATGTGATTGAACTTAATGTAAAAGGTAGTAAAGAAATTACTTGGATTGATGGTGATGTATTAGCAGAAAAAGAGCTAACAGAGAAATTAAAAATTCAATATAGTCCAACAGTTTTAATTTTTGGAGAAAATAAAGAAATAGTAGCTAGAGTAAACGGGTATAGAAATCCAGTTGACTTTCAAAATATTTTAGAATATGTACAAACAAAAAGTTATAATAAAATAGACTTAACAACATATTTAAGTAAAATTGATAAAAAAGATATTTATAGTTTTAAAGATAATAAAATGTTTAAATCTTTAGATGATTTATCAAAAATTAATACTCCTATTGCAATTATAATAGAAGATAATAGTTGTGTTCAATGTGAGCATTTTCATAATAAAATTTTGACAAATGAAGAAGTTCAAGAAGAGTTCTCAAAATATACAGTTATAAGATTAGATGCAAATAGTACAAAAAAAATAGTTTTACCAGATGGTGAAAAAATATCTCCTAAAGCTTTTGTAGACAAGATAAATCTTGATTATCGTCCAGCAGTTTTATTGTATGATAATAGTAAACTAATATCTACAATAGATGCTTTATTGTTTCCATTTCATTTTAAAGAAGTTCTAAGATATGTTAGTGGAAAACATTATATTCAGTATCCTAATAGTTATTTGGATTATTTGAAAGTTAGGCAAGATGAATTAATAAAACAAGGAATTGATATAAATGTAGCAGAGTAA
- the coaE gene encoding dephospho-CoA kinase (Dephospho-CoA kinase (CoaE) performs the final step in coenzyme A biosynthesis.) — protein MNENIFKNAIALTGGISTGKSTVCNLLNLHGFLIIDADKIAHKLLDENSSKIKELFGEQYVQDGKVLRKELGKIIFSNESNKLKLEALLHPLIKEEIIKESKVFEEQNKPYIIDIPLFFEKMNYPIPKSLVIYTPKDLQIQRLMKRDNIDENEAKLKISNQMDIEEKKKLSDFIIDNSKDLKHLQNEVENFVDKILN, from the coding sequence ATGAATGAGAATATATTTAAAAATGCAATAGCACTAACAGGTGGAATTTCAACTGGGAAAAGTACAGTTTGTAACCTTTTAAACCTCCATGGATTTTTGATAATTGATGCTGATAAAATAGCACATAAGTTATTAGATGAAAATAGTTCTAAAATAAAAGAGCTTTTTGGTGAACAATATGTACAAGATGGCAAAGTTTTAAGAAAAGAATTAGGAAAAATAATTTTTTCAAATGAATCCAATAAATTAAAACTAGAAGCACTACTTCACCCACTAATTAAAGAAGAAATTATAAAAGAATCAAAAGTCTTTGAAGAACAAAATAAACCATATATTATAGATATTCCACTATTTTTTGAGAAAATGAATTATCCAATTCCTAAATCTTTAGTTATTTATACTCCAAAAGATTTACAGATTCAAAGACTTATGAAAAGAGATAATATAGATGAGAATGAAGCTAAGCTAAAAATATCAAATCAAATGGATATAGAAGAAAAGAAAAAACTATCTGATTTTATAATAGATAATTCAAAAGACTTAAAACATTTACAAAATGAAGTTGAAAATTTTGTAGATAAAATATTAAATTAA
- the purM gene encoding phosphoribosylformylglycinamidine cyclo-ligase, with product MATVSYKDAGVDIDAGNQFVENIKPYVKSTMIPGVLGGIGSFAGAFELPSGYKKPVILAGTDGVGTKLKLAIDAKKFDTVGIDLVAMCTNDLLCNFGEPLFFLDYYATAKLEVEEATQVVSGIAEGCIRSECALIGGETAEMPGMYKEGDFDLAGFCVGIAEKDELDRVSKVQAGDILIALPSSGVHSNGFSLVRKLLLEKLGMSLEDDFQGKKLKDVLLEPTRIYVKEFKSNKDKINALAHITGGGITENLPRVLPENLTAVVERNKIKVLPIFEFMSKHVELEEMYRTFNMGVGMILVVNPSNVDAILSNTDGYIIGELKNGKKEVEFI from the coding sequence ATGGCAACAGTTAGTTACAAAGATGCAGGAGTTGATATAGATGCAGGGAATCAGTTTGTAGAAAATATAAAACCTTATGTTAAGTCTACTATGATTCCTGGTGTTCTAGGTGGTATTGGCTCTTTTGCTGGAGCTTTTGAGCTACCAAGTGGATATAAAAAACCTGTTATCTTAGCTGGAACAGATGGTGTTGGTACAAAATTAAAACTTGCGATTGATGCAAAGAAATTTGATACAGTTGGAATAGATTTAGTTGCTATGTGTACAAATGACTTACTTTGTAACTTTGGAGAGCCTTTATTTTTCCTTGATTATTATGCAACAGCAAAGCTTGAAGTTGAAGAAGCTACACAAGTGGTAAGTGGAATTGCTGAAGGTTGTATAAGAAGTGAGTGTGCGTTAATTGGTGGTGAGACAGCTGAAATGCCTGGAATGTATAAAGAAGGTGATTTTGATTTAGCTGGGTTTTGTGTAGGAATAGCTGAAAAAGATGAATTAGATAGAGTTTCAAAAGTACAAGCTGGAGATATTTTAATAGCACTTCCTAGTTCTGGCGTTCATTCAAATGGTTTCTCACTTGTACGAAAACTACTACTTGAAAAATTAGGTATGAGTTTAGAAGATGATTTTCAAGGAAAAAAATTAAAAGATGTTTTACTTGAACCAACAAGAATTTATGTAAAAGAATTCAAATCAAATAAAGATAAAATCAATGCTTTAGCCCATATTACTGGTGGAGGAATTACTGAAAATCTACCAAGAGTTTTACCTGAAAATTTAACAGCAGTAGTTGAAAGAAATAAAATTAAAGTTCTACCAATATTTGAATTTATGAGTAAACATGTAGAATTAGAAGAGATGTATAGAACATTTAATATGGGTGTTGGAATGATACTTGTAGTAAATCCTTCAAATGTGGATGCTATTCTATCTAATACTGATGGATATATAATTGGGGAATTAAAAAATGGAAAAAAAGAAGTAGAGTTTATATAA
- a CDS encoding PAS domain-containing sensor histidine kinase → MKKINTFKDKSKFFILEVEHKVVVKTYGREGLHLLCGQKLKSIFKNKIYNKLKKLTKRVNNLTIIKWKRRKYEVYFRNNNFYFYDITSYCKIQSKLNKSLNELTSKKEELQAVFDLAANGISILDRNGKFLYANKFFQNMMEYSMEELYNESCISLSSTEYSKPSQTAVEQAIKYGSVKKFKKVCVTKSGTHINASMSLAYLKNQDEIVMITSDITEEIEYQDNLRKQIEIEVSKRAEQYEILFQQSRLAAMGEMINAIAHQWRQPLNSLGIIVQSLRHIISSNVINIDVLKEIESDIMEKLNYMSQTIDDFSTFFRITKEEEKFDILDSIKNAIRLIDVQLKSNNIEIEIENKLNSNLKVTGFLNEFRQVILNLIHNSMVAIVTNNIEKGKIIINIKEYKEHLQINVIDNGGGIEDENIPKIFDPYFSTKEKGNGIGLYMSKVIIENHMNGILKVKNIKGGVVFSIMLSKD, encoded by the coding sequence ATGAAAAAAATAAATACTTTTAAAGACAAATCAAAATTCTTTATTTTAGAAGTTGAACATAAAGTTGTTGTAAAAACTTATGGAAGAGAAGGTTTGCATTTATTATGTGGACAAAAACTAAAATCAATTTTTAAAAATAAGATATATAATAAACTTAAAAAACTTACCAAAAGAGTTAATAATCTTACTATTATAAAATGGAAAAGAAGAAAATATGAGGTTTATTTTAGAAATAATAATTTTTATTTTTATGATATAACTTCTTACTGTAAAATACAATCAAAATTAAATAAAAGTCTAAATGAACTTACTTCTAAAAAAGAAGAATTACAAGCTGTATTTGATCTTGCTGCAAATGGTATATCTATACTTGATAGAAATGGAAAATTTTTATATGCAAATAAATTCTTCCAAAATATGATGGAGTATAGTATGGAAGAGTTATATAATGAATCTTGTATCTCTCTATCATCCACTGAATACTCTAAACCTTCACAAACAGCAGTGGAACAAGCTATTAAATATGGAAGTGTTAAAAAGTTTAAAAAGGTTTGTGTAACAAAATCTGGAACACATATAAATGCTAGTATGTCTTTAGCTTATTTAAAAAATCAAGATGAGATAGTTATGATTACATCAGATATTACTGAAGAAATAGAGTATCAGGATAATCTTAGAAAGCAAATAGAAATAGAAGTTTCAAAAAGAGCTGAACAGTATGAGATATTATTTCAGCAATCAAGACTTGCTGCCATGGGCGAAATGATAAATGCCATTGCTCATCAATGGAGACAACCATTAAATAGTTTAGGTATTATTGTTCAAAGTTTAAGACATATTATCTCTTCGAATGTAATTAATATAGATGTTTTAAAAGAGATAGAGTCAGATATTATGGAAAAATTAAACTATATGTCACAGACAATAGATGATTTTAGTACATTTTTTAGAATTACAAAAGAAGAAGAGAAATTTGATATATTGGATAGTATTAAAAATGCAATAAGGCTTATTGATGTACAGTTAAAAAGTAATAACATAGAGATAGAAATAGAAAATAAGTTAAATTCAAATTTAAAAGTTACAGGATTTCTAAATGAATTTAGGCAAGTTATTTTAAATTTAATACATAATTCTATGGTAGCAATAGTAACTAATAATATAGAAAAAGGTAAAATAATAATAAATATCAAAGAATATAAAGAACACTTACAAATAAATGTGATTGATAATGGAGGAGGAATAGAAGATGAAAATATACCAAAAATATTTGATCCGTATTTCTCTACAAAAGAAAAAGGTAATGGAATAGGTCTTTATATGTCTAAGGTAATAATAGAAAACCATATGAATGGTATTTTAAAGGTAAAAAATATAAAAGGCGGAGTTGTCTTTAGTATTATGCTATCAAAGGATTAA